In a genomic window of Virgibacillus sp. SK37:
- a CDS encoding carbon-nitrogen family hydrolase: MKHAIYQMDIVPGDPRANKKKVAEWLGHTMREEKPDAVVLPEMWTTGYTLPDLEVVAETNGEPITEFLKKTAITYEVNIIGGSFANKKDGEFYNTSVTVDRSGDVVYRYDKIHLVPMLDEPRYLTGGKEKVQVFELDGVKAGLIICFDLRFPELTRSLSLEGAKIVYVVAEWPTARKNHWKSLLIARAIENQIYIVACNRVGEYNGVDFAGNSMVIDPWGNCLKTGSDTEVETIVETLDISAVAKFRKDVPIFSCRVPDLY; this comes from the coding sequence GTGAAGCATGCAATTTATCAGATGGATATCGTCCCCGGAGATCCGCGAGCAAACAAGAAAAAAGTAGCTGAATGGTTGGGACATACAATGAGAGAAGAGAAGCCTGATGCTGTTGTACTACCGGAAATGTGGACTACGGGCTATACACTCCCTGATCTGGAAGTTGTAGCAGAGACAAATGGAGAACCAATTACAGAATTTTTGAAAAAAACGGCAATTACTTATGAAGTCAATATTATTGGTGGTTCCTTTGCTAATAAGAAAGACGGCGAGTTTTATAATACAAGTGTAACCGTTGATAGAAGTGGTGATGTTGTATACCGCTACGATAAAATTCACTTAGTTCCTATGTTGGATGAGCCTAGATATTTGACTGGTGGTAAAGAGAAAGTTCAAGTGTTCGAATTGGATGGAGTGAAAGCTGGATTAATTATTTGTTTTGACCTTCGTTTCCCTGAACTAACTCGCAGCTTATCTTTAGAAGGTGCAAAGATTGTATATGTAGTAGCAGAATGGCCGACTGCAAGGAAAAACCACTGGAAATCTCTTTTAATTGCCCGGGCAATAGAAAATCAAATCTATATCGTTGCTTGTAATCGTGTTGGTGAGTACAATGGTGTGGATTTCGCAGGTAATTCAATGGTCATTGATCCATGGGGAAATTGCTTGAAAACAGGTAGTGACACAGAAGTAGAGACGATTGTAGAAACACTTGATATAAGTGCAGTTGCTAAATTTCGAAAAGACGTTCCCATCTTTTCCTGTCGCGTCCCTGATTTATACTGA
- a CDS encoding sensor histidine kinase → MQNWFHIIPKNTGLSAFAWIAFCILPSYFIFRSTSTVEIIIGVILIILFFATYRLSFIKKGWTVYVSVGIEMAISIGMTLLFGYIYFALFLAFFIGNIQSKAGFITLYVVNIITTVCAAGVSFYNQNPLFLAQFPFVVISIIGVILLPINLYVRNKTERLQLQLDSANQKISKLLVYEERQRIARDLHDTLGQKLSLIGLKSDLAGKLVYVELDKAKKELDDIHSTARTALKEVREMVSNMKTTSLKEELLRIQQVMETAEVEFHFTGESELKEIPLLVQNVVSMCLKEAATNIVKHSQASKCHIHIKEGSSELIVLVKDNGIGTKGNINIFKGHGLRGMKERLEFVNGSLEIIPANGTTLEISVPNIIQQSKEEEE, encoded by the coding sequence ATGCAGAATTGGTTTCATATTATTCCTAAGAATACAGGACTTAGTGCTTTTGCCTGGATAGCGTTTTGTATCCTGCCCTCTTATTTTATTTTTCGTTCAACATCCACTGTTGAAATAATAATTGGTGTTATTCTAATTATTCTTTTCTTTGCGACATATCGTCTATCTTTTATAAAAAAAGGCTGGACGGTATATGTTTCTGTCGGAATTGAAATGGCTATCAGTATTGGAATGACCTTATTGTTTGGATATATTTATTTCGCCTTATTCCTTGCCTTTTTTATTGGTAATATACAAAGCAAGGCCGGCTTTATAACGTTATATGTAGTGAATATAATAACAACGGTTTGTGCGGCGGGTGTGAGTTTTTACAATCAGAACCCGCTATTCCTAGCACAGTTTCCTTTTGTAGTTATTAGTATTATCGGTGTTATTCTTTTACCTATTAATTTATATGTACGAAATAAAACAGAAAGATTGCAGCTACAGCTGGACAGCGCTAACCAGAAAATCTCTAAGCTGTTGGTATATGAAGAACGTCAGCGTATTGCGAGAGACCTACATGACACGCTTGGTCAGAAACTCTCATTAATTGGACTTAAGAGTGATTTGGCTGGGAAACTCGTGTATGTAGAGCTAGATAAAGCGAAAAAAGAACTAGATGATATTCACTCAACTGCACGAACAGCATTAAAAGAGGTTCGTGAGATGGTATCTAATATGAAAACAACTTCACTCAAAGAAGAGTTACTGCGCATACAGCAAGTAATGGAAACAGCAGAGGTGGAATTTCACTTTACAGGAGAGTCAGAATTAAAAGAGATTCCATTACTGGTGCAAAATGTAGTGAGCATGTGTTTAAAAGAAGCTGCAACAAATATTGTTAAGCATAGTCAAGCCTCCAAATGTCATATCCATATAAAAGAGGGCTCAAGTGAATTAATTGTTCTTGTTAAGGATAATGGTATTGGAACGAAGGGAAACATAAATATCTTTAAGGGACATGGATTACGTGGAATGAAAGAAAGACTTGAGTTTGTGAACGGCAGCCTGGAAATCATCCCTGCTAACGGTACTACTTTAGAAATTAGTGTACCTAACATTATCCAACAGTCAAAGGAGGAAGAAGAATGA
- a CDS encoding fatty acid desaturase, with translation MSRQKQAQLRKSVASFANSDMKASIMQLINTILPFFLLWFLAYQSLSLSIWLSVALSVIAAGFVIRIFIIFHDCTHGSFFKSSKANRIVGTITGIITLFAFEKWKRSHAIHHATSGNLDKRGTGDVWVMTVEEYVQASVWERLAYRLYRNPIIMFGFGPLYLFLLSNRFNRKGAKRKERINTYLINVSIVVIYALLIWLVGWQAFLIIQLPILFVSGALGIWLFYVQHQFEDSYFENEDEWDFVKAAVDGSSYYKLPKVMQWLTGSIGFHHVHHLSPRVPNYHLEKAHESTPPLQKATTITLATSLKSIRFRLYDEATRSFVTFKEVKSLIKKRKLSIQLNPQRPSIPEK, from the coding sequence ATGAGTAGACAAAAACAAGCACAATTAAGAAAAAGTGTTGCATCTTTTGCAAATTCAGATATGAAGGCAAGTATTATGCAGTTGATAAATACAATTCTGCCGTTTTTTCTGCTTTGGTTCTTGGCATATCAAAGTCTATCTCTTTCCATATGGCTATCAGTGGCATTATCTGTAATTGCTGCAGGCTTTGTCATCCGGATTTTCATTATTTTTCATGACTGTACGCACGGTTCATTCTTTAAAAGCAGTAAAGCAAATCGAATTGTTGGAACAATAACAGGTATTATCACTCTCTTTGCATTTGAAAAATGGAAGAGAAGTCATGCAATTCATCATGCTACCAGTGGTAATTTGGATAAACGCGGAACCGGCGATGTCTGGGTAATGACAGTAGAGGAATATGTCCAAGCTTCCGTTTGGGAGAGACTTGCCTATCGACTTTATCGTAATCCTATTATCATGTTCGGGTTTGGCCCTCTGTATCTTTTCCTCCTGTCTAACAGATTTAATCGAAAAGGGGCAAAACGAAAGGAACGTATTAATACGTATTTAATTAACGTCTCGATTGTTGTTATTTATGCTCTTTTAATATGGCTGGTAGGATGGCAGGCATTTCTAATTATCCAACTTCCTATCTTATTTGTATCGGGAGCATTAGGGATCTGGTTATTTTATGTCCAACATCAATTTGAAGATTCCTATTTCGAAAATGAGGACGAATGGGATTTTGTGAAAGCAGCAGTTGATGGCAGCTCTTACTACAAGTTGCCAAAGGTCATGCAATGGTTGACGGGGAGTATCGGATTTCATCATGTGCACCATCTAAGCCCAAGGGTGCCTAACTATCATTTGGAAAAAGCACATGAATCCACACCTCCATTACAAAAGGCTACTACGATTACATTAGCGACAAGCCTTAAATCCATACGATTTCGTCTGTATGATGAAGCGACAAGGTCGTTTGTTACATTCAAAGAAGTGAAGAGTCTCATTAAAAAAAGAAAACTTTCCATTCAACTTAATCCACAAAGACCAAGCATTCCAGAAAAGTAA
- a CDS encoding DUF3231 family protein has translation MGILSGNPTDEPMHYGEVYSIWSAVNTMKGMVAGHQTFINHAGDEDLRKLIQEAIQQGNQEIQELEALLKANGVGLPPTPPDRPSAQLEDIPTGARVQDPEIAASMSMGVAAGLVAASQVIGQCIREDIAMMFGQIHTQKAAFGAKLLRLNKEKGWLVPPPLHQAHNGEN, from the coding sequence ATGGGAATATTAAGCGGTAACCCGACTGATGAACCGATGCATTATGGTGAGGTATACAGTATTTGGTCAGCAGTAAACACAATGAAGGGAATGGTGGCAGGCCATCAAACCTTTATAAATCACGCAGGTGATGAAGATCTTCGTAAACTTATTCAAGAAGCGATCCAGCAAGGTAACCAGGAAATTCAGGAATTAGAGGCATTGTTAAAGGCAAACGGTGTAGGTTTACCACCAACACCACCTGATAGACCATCTGCTCAGCTAGAGGATATCCCTACAGGAGCCCGTGTGCAGGATCCGGAAATCGCTGCATCCATGTCTATGGGTGTTGCAGCTGGCCTGGTTGCAGCAAGCCAGGTAATAGGACAATGTATTCGTGAGGATATTGCCATGATGTTTGGGCAAATTCACACACAAAAAGCTGCTTTTGGTGCCAAGCTTCTACGACTTAACAAAGAAAAAGGCTGGTTAGTACCCCCTCCGCTTCATCAAGCGCATAATGGAGAAAATTAG
- the rlmN gene encoding 23S rRNA (adenine(2503)-C(2))-methyltransferase RlmN: MKPSIYGLTYDQLTDWLMDHGQQRFRVDQVWNWLYKKRVTAFSEMKNVNKQTVALLEENFVLHTQEQEVKQESKDGTIKFLFKLADGNLIETVLMRFNYGLSVCVTTQVGCNIGCTFCASGLLKKSRDLSSGEIVEQIMNVQKHLDAQEKGERVSHIVVMGIGEPFDNFTNLMDFLYVVNDDKGLNIGARHITVSTSGLAHKIKDFADTGIQVNLAISIHAPNNELRTRIMKINKAFPIEKLMDSVDYYLEKTNRRITYEYIMLKDVNDHKEEAIQLAKLLANHRHLAYVNLIPYNSVDEHSQYQRSDSESIQAFFETLKSQGINCGVRWENGADIDAACGQLRSKQIKKNKKEKAL, encoded by the coding sequence ATGAAACCATCCATTTACGGACTAACATATGATCAGTTGACGGATTGGCTTATGGATCATGGGCAGCAACGTTTCCGCGTAGACCAGGTATGGAATTGGCTTTATAAAAAGCGTGTTACAGCTTTTTCGGAAATGAAAAATGTAAACAAGCAGACAGTAGCTTTATTAGAAGAAAACTTTGTCCTCCACACCCAGGAACAAGAAGTAAAACAGGAATCAAAGGATGGAACGATCAAATTCCTATTCAAACTTGCAGATGGGAACTTAATTGAGACAGTGCTTATGCGCTTTAATTATGGCTTATCTGTTTGTGTTACGACACAGGTAGGCTGTAATATCGGTTGTACTTTTTGTGCAAGCGGACTGCTGAAGAAAAGCCGCGACCTTTCCAGTGGGGAGATCGTTGAGCAGATTATGAATGTACAGAAGCACTTAGATGCACAGGAAAAAGGCGAACGGGTAAGTCATATTGTTGTCATGGGAATTGGAGAGCCATTTGATAATTTTACGAATTTGATGGATTTCCTTTATGTGGTTAACGATGACAAAGGTCTTAATATAGGTGCAAGACATATCACTGTATCAACAAGTGGTTTGGCCCATAAGATTAAAGACTTTGCTGATACTGGTATCCAGGTAAATCTTGCTATATCTATTCATGCTCCAAACAATGAACTACGTACAAGAATCATGAAGATTAATAAGGCTTTTCCGATTGAAAAGTTGATGGATTCTGTTGATTACTATCTTGAGAAGACGAACCGACGAATTACGTATGAATACATTATGCTTAAAGATGTAAATGATCACAAAGAAGAAGCCATTCAGCTTGCTAAACTTTTAGCAAACCATCGACACTTAGCTTATGTGAATTTAATACCATATAACTCTGTAGATGAACATAGCCAATACCAACGAAGTGATTCAGAAAGTATTCAAGCATTTTTTGAAACATTAAAGTCTCAGGGCATAAATTGTGGTGTTCGTTGGGAAAATGGTGCAGATATTGATGCGGCATGTGGACAATTAAGAAGTAAACAAATTAAAAAGAATAAGAAGGAAAAAGCTTTATAA
- the wrbA gene encoding NAD(P)H:quinone oxidoreductase, whose amino-acid sequence MKNVNLAIIYYSSTGTNYQMAKWAEEAGRDQGAETRVLKVKELAPKEAIAANPAWEKHVELTRDVPEAKSEDIEWADAILFSVPTRFGNIPSQMKQFLDIQGGLWATGKTVNKVVSAMSSASNPHGGQEATILSLYTSMMHWGAIIVPPGYTDDAVYPAGGNPYGTSVTQGQDGKMIESVEAAVKHQTKRTIDIATRVKSASE is encoded by the coding sequence ATGAAAAATGTTAATTTGGCAATTATATACTACAGTTCAACAGGAACAAATTATCAGATGGCAAAATGGGCGGAAGAAGCTGGCAGAGATCAAGGAGCAGAGACAAGGGTCTTGAAAGTAAAGGAGTTGGCGCCGAAAGAAGCGATTGCTGCCAATCCTGCCTGGGAGAAACATGTAGAATTAACACGCGATGTACCTGAAGCAAAATCGGAGGATATAGAATGGGCAGATGCTATCCTCTTTAGTGTTCCTACCCGATTTGGTAATATCCCTTCTCAAATGAAACAGTTCTTAGATATACAAGGAGGCTTGTGGGCAACAGGTAAAACAGTGAATAAAGTTGTGAGTGCGATGTCCTCTGCTAGTAATCCACATGGTGGACAGGAAGCAACTATTTTATCGTTATATACATCAATGATGCATTGGGGAGCAATAATTGTTCCACCTGGATATACAGATGATGCAGTTTATCCTGCGGGGGGTAATCCATATGGAACCTCTGTTACCCAAGGGCAAGACGGGAAGATGATTGAAAGTGTAGAAGCTGCTGTCAAGCATCAAACAAAGCGAACCATAGATATTGCAACACGAGTAAAATCAGCCTCTGAATAG
- a CDS encoding LLM class flavin-dependent oxidoreductase, protein MVSIQPKTFYDIPLSVLDLAPVNEGTEPSDSFRNSVELAQHVEQLGFNRYWLAEHHNMPGIASSATSVIMGHIAEKTSHIRVGAGGIMLPNHATLVIAEQFGTLESLYPERIDLGLGRAPGSDQATAYALRRTLNMSVEDFPMQVTELQDYFSDNPISRVKAVPGQGLSIPIWLLGSSDFSARLAAKKGLRFSFASHFAPAYTVPALNLYRENFQPSEELEKPYAMVGVNVIAADTDEHAQFIATSLQQQFLNLRRGRPTKLQPPIQDIEKHWTPMELAAIKQSLDPRSTIIGNKEKVREGLESFIAETQADEVIISSQIYNQTDRLRSYEIIGELMD, encoded by the coding sequence GTGGTTTCCATTCAACCAAAAACCTTTTATGATATACCTTTATCCGTACTTGATTTAGCACCAGTCAATGAAGGAACAGAGCCATCTGATTCTTTTAGAAACAGTGTTGAATTAGCGCAACATGTTGAACAGCTGGGATTTAATCGTTATTGGCTTGCAGAGCATCATAATATGCCAGGGATTGCCAGTTCTGCAACATCTGTCATTATGGGGCATATTGCAGAAAAGACAAGCCATATACGGGTCGGAGCTGGTGGCATTATGCTCCCCAATCATGCGACACTTGTCATTGCGGAACAATTTGGGACACTAGAATCTTTATACCCGGAAAGAATCGATCTGGGGCTCGGTCGCGCACCTGGAAGCGACCAAGCAACAGCTTATGCATTGCGTCGAACACTAAACATGTCTGTAGAAGATTTCCCAATGCAAGTCACTGAGTTGCAGGATTATTTCTCTGACAATCCTATTTCTCGGGTAAAAGCTGTCCCGGGGCAAGGCCTTTCCATTCCTATTTGGCTGCTTGGTTCAAGTGATTTTAGTGCTCGACTTGCTGCAAAGAAGGGGCTCCGTTTTTCCTTTGCAAGCCATTTTGCTCCAGCCTATACTGTGCCTGCATTAAATCTATACCGTGAAAATTTCCAACCATCCGAGGAACTGGAAAAACCTTATGCGATGGTAGGAGTGAATGTAATTGCTGCAGATACGGATGAGCACGCTCAATTTATTGCAACCTCTCTTCAGCAACAGTTCTTGAATTTGCGTAGAGGGCGGCCAACGAAGCTTCAACCACCTATTCAGGATATAGAAAAACACTGGACACCGATGGAATTAGCAGCAATTAAGCAATCTCTTGATCCCCGTTCCACCATTATAGGTAATAAAGAAAAAGTAAGAGAAGGTTTAGAAAGTTTTATAGCAGAAACACAGGCAGACGAAGTAATTATTAGTTCTCAAATTTATAATCAAACCGACCGTTTACGCTCCTATGAAATTATAGGGGAATTGATGGACTAG
- a CDS encoding CoA pyrophosphatase, whose amino-acid sequence MKIEKVIDKLQHRKPSILGYKDFFKSAVLLPLININGETHILFEVRSLKLRRQPGDICFPGGRIDTNDPTPRAAALRETTEELGIPEGEIADVLPLDYIVSDFGRIVYPFVGEITTNHSFELNKDEVEDIFTVPLDFFLTTTPEIHYVSMQITPDSDFPYASIIGGKDYDWQVHRMEEMFYYYEGRVIWGLTAKIIAHFIELLESE is encoded by the coding sequence ATGAAAATAGAGAAAGTGATTGACAAGCTACAGCATCGAAAACCATCTATTTTAGGATATAAGGACTTCTTTAAATCAGCCGTTCTACTACCCCTTATTAATATAAATGGCGAAACCCATATTTTGTTTGAAGTTCGTTCCCTAAAATTACGGAGACAGCCAGGTGATATTTGCTTTCCAGGTGGGAGAATTGATACAAATGATCCTACCCCTCGTGCTGCAGCGCTTCGTGAAACTACAGAGGAATTAGGAATCCCCGAAGGAGAGATTGCAGACGTGCTGCCACTTGATTATATTGTCTCGGATTTTGGCAGAATCGTTTACCCTTTTGTTGGGGAAATTACTACCAACCACTCTTTTGAGCTTAACAAGGATGAAGTAGAGGATATATTTACGGTTCCACTTGATTTTTTCCTTACTACAACCCCGGAAATACATTATGTAAGCATGCAAATTACTCCTGACTCTGATTTTCCTTATGCATCCATTATTGGGGGAAAAGATTATGACTGGCAGGTTCACCGCATGGAAGAGATGTTCTATTACTATGAGGGTAGAGTAATTTGGGGATTAACAGCCAAAATCATCGCACATTTCATTGAACTGCTAGAATCTGAGTAG
- a CDS encoding DNA-binding response regulator — MIRIVIAEDQGLLLGALGSLLNLEEDMEVVGMAKNGEEVLDLVDLKKPDICIMDIEMPLKSGLEAAEELKAVDCRVIILTTFARRGYFERARNAGVSGYLLKDSPSDELATSIRQIMEGRRIYSPELVDMVYSDENPLTDRETQVIKLIAEGKNTKEIAKKLAITNGTVRNYVSVILEKLEVGNRIEAISKFKENGWL; from the coding sequence ATGATTCGCATAGTAATAGCAGAAGACCAGGGACTTCTGCTTGGAGCTTTAGGGTCTCTATTGAACCTTGAAGAGGATATGGAAGTAGTTGGGATGGCAAAGAATGGGGAAGAGGTTCTTGATCTGGTAGATCTCAAAAAACCGGATATATGTATAATGGATATTGAGATGCCTCTGAAAAGTGGCCTGGAAGCTGCAGAAGAGTTAAAAGCAGTGGATTGTAGAGTAATTATATTAACTACTTTTGCAAGAAGGGGCTATTTTGAAAGGGCTAGAAATGCAGGCGTTAGTGGTTATTTATTAAAAGACAGCCCAAGCGATGAATTAGCGACATCCATCCGCCAGATTATGGAAGGGCGACGGATCTACTCACCTGAATTAGTAGATATGGTTTACAGCGATGAAAATCCGCTTACCGATAGAGAAACACAAGTAATAAAACTAATTGCTGAGGGAAAAAACACGAAAGAAATTGCTAAGAAGCTAGCCATCACAAATGGAACGGTAAGAAACTACGTATCTGTTATTCTTGAAAAATTGGAAGTAGGAAATCGTATTGAAGCGATTTCCAAATTCAAGGAGAATGGCTGGCTATAA
- a CDS encoding DMT family transporter, which produces MKNKGILFVLIGASSFGFTPIFAKLGFQHGYTLGQLNIIQMVLSCILLWVITIFKRSNYKGMTKRNIIKIMITGSFVGLTSVFYYGAIQYLPASLAVILLFQFVWIGIFFEWIFTKIKPTIVTLGVLALILTGVFFASNVIGGTIQSMPISGLVLGFLAAITYAGFIFFSGKVAVDVDPWVRSSIMVSGSVILVLLIFMKSIPSVVTFAPDLWLIAAGVGLFGSVFPPLFFALGAHLISGSLANILSSVELPVAIISASLILSEHISGLQWIGIIMIILAIVINELGTSIVKKLKHKKTYQA; this is translated from the coding sequence ATGAAAAATAAAGGGATTCTATTTGTTCTAATCGGTGCGTCAAGCTTTGGTTTTACACCTATTTTTGCAAAGCTTGGTTTCCAACACGGCTATACACTTGGCCAACTTAATATTATCCAAATGGTTTTATCCTGTATCCTTCTATGGGTTATTACCATATTTAAACGTTCTAATTATAAAGGAATGACAAAAAGAAATATAATTAAAATTATGATTACAGGTTCTTTTGTAGGGCTGACGAGTGTCTTCTATTATGGAGCCATTCAGTATCTTCCCGCTTCTCTTGCAGTAATTCTTTTATTTCAGTTTGTTTGGATTGGAATTTTCTTTGAATGGATCTTCACTAAAATCAAACCAACTATTGTAACTTTGGGTGTCCTGGCGCTTATATTAACAGGTGTTTTCTTTGCTTCCAACGTAATTGGAGGTACCATTCAAAGTATGCCGATCTCCGGTCTGGTGCTTGGTTTTCTTGCGGCAATCACGTATGCAGGATTTATATTCTTTAGTGGAAAAGTAGCAGTAGATGTCGATCCATGGGTAAGGAGCTCGATCATGGTAAGTGGGTCTGTCATCTTGGTGTTGCTTATATTTATGAAAAGTATCCCTTCTGTCGTTACGTTCGCTCCTGATTTATGGTTAATTGCTGCAGGAGTCGGCTTGTTTGGGTCAGTTTTCCCACCCCTTTTCTTTGCATTAGGTGCACACTTAATTTCTGGCAGTCTTGCCAATATACTAAGCTCAGTTGAATTACCTGTCGCCATCATCTCGGCAAGCCTCATCCTTTCCGAGCATATCAGTGGCTTACAATGGATAGGTATTATAATGATCATTCTTGCTATTGTAATTAATGAATTGGGCACCTCTATAGTAAAGAAATTGAAACACAAAAAAACGTATCAGGCATAA
- the htpX gene encoding protease HtpX — translation MGKRIFYFLLTNVLVLVTISIILSLIPGGWNYIEDGGINPVSLLIFSAVIGFTGSFISLAMSRWMAKKMMGVRVINPDKAMSEEERVVVEKVHRLARTAGLMYMPEVGIYNSREVNAFATGPTKKRSLVAVSSGLLHEMDDDAIEGVIAHEIAHIANGDMVTMTLLQGVVNTFVVFLARVVAFAVSRFVKEEMAPIVHFLAIIVFQIIFSILGSLVVFAYSRHREYHADRGGADIAGKDKMRHALESLKNYANRTQVNEEQTAISTLKINGRRKSSIFSTHPDIDERIRRLV, via the coding sequence ATGGGAAAACGAATATTTTACTTTTTATTAACAAACGTTTTGGTACTGGTCACGATCAGCATTATTCTTTCACTAATTCCCGGTGGTTGGAATTATATTGAGGATGGCGGTATCAACCCGGTATCTTTACTAATATTTAGTGCAGTAATAGGTTTTACAGGGTCATTTATCTCCCTGGCTATGTCTCGCTGGATGGCTAAGAAAATGATGGGTGTTCGTGTTATTAATCCGGATAAGGCCATGTCTGAGGAAGAAAGAGTGGTAGTTGAAAAGGTACATCGTTTAGCACGCACAGCAGGTCTTATGTATATGCCGGAGGTGGGAATCTATAACTCCCGTGAGGTAAATGCATTTGCTACTGGACCTACCAAAAAGCGCTCACTTGTAGCTGTCTCAAGTGGCTTGCTTCATGAAATGGATGACGATGCCATTGAAGGTGTTATCGCTCATGAAATAGCCCATATAGCTAATGGAGATATGGTTACAATGACTTTGCTCCAGGGTGTTGTTAACACATTTGTTGTATTCCTGGCTCGTGTTGTTGCATTTGCAGTTTCACGCTTTGTTAAAGAAGAAATGGCACCAATTGTACATTTTCTGGCGATTATTGTTTTCCAAATTATCTTCTCTATTCTTGGTAGTCTTGTTGTCTTTGCATATTCTCGACACCGAGAGTATCATGCAGATCGTGGTGGTGCAGATATAGCAGGTAAGGACAAAATGAGGCATGCTTTAGAATCATTGAAAAACTATGCCAATCGCACACAGGTGAATGAAGAGCAAACAGCCATATCTACCCTAAAAATAAATGGAAGACGTAAATCCAGCATCTTCTCTACACATCCGGATATCGATGAGCGAATTAGAAGACTTGTATAA